A single window of Bradyrhizobium daqingense DNA harbors:
- a CDS encoding DUF72 domain-containing protein: protein MRDPSVPKTKTASKKSGNIFIGIGGWTFEPWRGVFYPEKLTQAKELSYAASKLTSIEINGTYYGSQKPESFRKWASEVPEGFVFSVKGPRFATNRRVLAEAGDSIKRFYDSGVLELGDHLGPVLWQFAPTKKFDGADFGKFLELLPRKLDGRALRHVVEVRHDSFCTPDFVALIREFETPVVFAEHGKYPAIADVAGDFVYARLQKGNDEIKTCYPPKQLDAWAERFQAWATGSEPDDLPKVDKTKPRKEPRDVFAYVIHEGKVRAPHGAMELIARVS from the coding sequence ATGCGAGATCCTTCCGTGCCCAAAACAAAAACCGCGTCCAAAAAATCCGGCAACATCTTCATCGGTATCGGCGGCTGGACCTTCGAGCCTTGGCGTGGCGTGTTCTATCCGGAGAAGCTGACGCAGGCGAAGGAGCTGTCCTACGCCGCCTCGAAGCTGACGTCGATCGAGATCAACGGCACCTATTACGGCTCGCAGAAGCCGGAGAGCTTCCGCAAATGGGCGAGCGAAGTACCCGAGGGTTTCGTGTTCTCGGTGAAGGGCCCCCGCTTTGCCACCAACCGCCGCGTGCTCGCCGAGGCCGGCGATTCCATCAAGCGGTTCTACGATTCCGGCGTACTGGAGCTCGGTGACCATCTCGGGCCCGTGCTCTGGCAGTTCGCGCCGACGAAGAAGTTCGATGGTGCCGATTTCGGCAAGTTTCTGGAGCTGTTGCCGCGCAAGCTCGATGGGCGCGCGCTGCGCCATGTCGTGGAGGTGCGGCATGACAGTTTCTGCACGCCCGATTTCGTGGCCCTGATCCGCGAATTCGAGACGCCGGTCGTGTTCGCCGAGCACGGCAAATACCCGGCGATCGCCGACGTCGCCGGCGACTTCGTCTATGCAAGACTCCAGAAGGGCAATGACGAGATCAAGACCTGCTACCCGCCGAAGCAGCTGGACGCCTGGGCCGAGCGCTTTCAGGCCTGGGCTACCGGCAGCGAGCCCGACGACCTACCGAAGGTTGACAAGACCAAGCCGAGGAAGGAGCCGCGCGACGTGTTCGCTTATGTCATCCATGAGGGCAAGGTGCGCGCACCGCACGGCGCGATGGAGCTGATCGCGCGGGTGAGCTGA